CGACGCAGGCCCTTCGCACCATGGCGGCCACGCACCACGGGCAGAGGCCAGCGCGCCCGCCGCACCTGCGGCCGCGGCGGGCGGGGGCTCGATGCCCCCGGCGGACGCCCCCCCTTCACAGGTCAGCGCCGCGCATCAGAACGTGGTTTGGCTGTCCTGTGCCGAACGCGAGTTGAAGAAAATCCCCTTTTTCGTGCGCGGCAAGGCGCGGCGCAATACCGAGGCCTTCGCCACCGAAAAAGGCCTGCACGAGATTTCGGTCGACACGCTTTATGAAGCGAAGGCGCATTATGCTCGATAGTCAGCACATCCAGCCCAAGCCTTACCGCTTTGTCGTCGTCACGCTCGACGCGCATGCGGCCGGCCCTGCCGAACGCGTCCTGCCGCGCTTGCAGGCCGATTTTCCGGGGCTGGACGTCTCGATCCATGCCGCTGCGGAATTCGCCGAGAACCCCGAAGCGCTGGCCCGCGCCAAGGCCGCGATCAACGCCGCCGATATTGTCTGCGCGAACCTGTTGTTCATAGAAGAACATGTGCAAGCCTGCCTGCCCGAAATGCAGGCCGCGCGTGCGCGCTGCGATGCGTTCGTCGGCGTCATTTCCGACCCCCAGATCGTGAAGCTGACCAAGATGGGCGATCTGGACATGGCCAAGCCCGCCACGGGCATCGCCAAGATCATGAAAAAACTGCGCGGGGGCGGCGACAAATCGAAACCCGCCTCTGGCGCGAAACAGATGAGCATGCTGCGCCGCCTGCCCAAGATTTTGCGGTATATCCCCGGCAAGGCGCAGGATTTGCGCGCTTGGTTCCTGTCCATGCAATATTGGCTGGGCGGGTCCGACGACAATATCGAATCCATGATGCGCTTCCTGATCGGGCGCTATTCGGGCCGCGCCGATTGGGCGCAGGTCAAAGCCGCCGCGCCCATCGACTACCCAGAGGTCGGGCTTTATCACCCCGACCTTCCCGACCGCATTACCACCAACCCCGACGACCTGCCGCGCCCGGCGCAGTCGGTTGGCACCGTGGGCGTGCTGCTGATGCGCTCTTACGTGCTGGCCCATGACACCGCGCATTACGACGCGGTGATACGCGCTTTGGAAGCCAAAGGGCTGACCGTGCGCGCGGCCTTTGCCGGGGGCTTGGATGGCCGCCCTGCGATTGACGCCTATCACAAAGGCCAGGTCGACACGCTTTTGTCGCTGACGGGTTTCAGCTTGGTCGGTGGTCCTGCCTATAATGACAGCCCCGCCGCCGTGGAAACGCTGACAGGGCTGAACGTGCCCTATATGGTCGCGCACCCGTTGGAATTTCAGACACTTGGCCAATGGGGCGGGTCGGGCACCGGCCTTGGCCCCGTGGAAACCACCATGCTGATCGCGCTGCCAGAGATTGACGGCGCGACCTGCCCCACGGTTTTTGCCGGACGCCACGGCGCGGAAAAATGCACCGGTTGCCATATGGGGTGCCAAGTGACCACCGGGTCGCGCGAAATGGCGCCCTGCCATGAGCGCATCATCTCGCTGGCCGAAAAGACCCTGCGCATGGTGCAACTGCGCCGCAAGGCGAATGCCGCGAAAAAGGTGGGCATCGTGCTGTTCGGCTTTCCGCCCAATGCGGGCGCGGTCGGCACGGCGGCGTATCTCAGCGTGTTTGAAAGCCTGTTCAACACCCTGACCCGCATGAAGGCCGAGGGCTATACCCTTGATCTGCCAGAGAATGTCGGTGCGCTGCGCGAGATGGTGCTGCAAGGCAATGCCGCGCAATACGGGCAAGAGGCCAATGTCGCGGCCCATATCAGCGCCGATGAGATGGTACGCAACTGCCCGCCGCTTTCGGCCATCGAAGCGGTCTGGGGCCCGGCCCCCGGTCGCATCCAGTCCGACGGGCGCGGCGTGTTCATCCTTGGCCGCCAGTTCGGCAACGTTTTTGTCGGCGTGCAGCCCACCTTCGGATATGAGGGCGACCCGATGCGCCTGCTATTCGAACGCGGCTTTGCGCCGACACACGCCTTCACGCAGTTCTACCTGTGGCTGCGCAACACCTACAATGCCGATGTGGTGCTGCATTTCGGAATGCATGGCGCTTTGGAATTCATGCCCGGCAAACAGGCTGGCATGGGGGCCCGCGACTGGCCCGACCGGCTGATTGGTGAAATGCCGAATGTCTATCTTTATGCCGCCAATAACCCGTCAGAGGCATCGCTTGCCAAGCGCCGTTCGGGTGCGGTGACCATCACCCACCTGACCCCGCCGGTTGCCCATGCGGGCCTGTATAAGGGCCTGCAAGAACTGAAGGACAGCCTGCAACGCTGGCGCAGCGTGCAAGACGACGCCGACAGCCGCGCCGATCTGGAAGCCTTGATTGCCGATCAGGCCGCGGCGCTGGACATGGCAGGCGCGCCCGAGACGCTGTGGCTGAAACTGCTCGAACTGGAAGACGCGCTGATCCCCGAAGGTCTGCACATCGTGGGCCGCAAGATGGATGCGGCTGCCCGTGCCCGCCTGCTGGCGCAGGTCGATTGCGACGACGACACCCGCGCGGCGATGGATTTGGCGCTACAGGGCGATGCCGAGTTGGACGGCATCATGCGCGCGCTGTCTGCGCAGTATATCGCGCCGGTGCCCGGCGGTGATCTGATCCGCGCGCCGCAGATTGTGCCCACGGGGCGCAACATCCATGCCTTCGACCCGTTCCGCATGCCCACCGCTTTCGCGCTGCGCGAAGGCCGCGTGCAGGCGCAAAAGCTGCTGGATGCGCACCCGACCCTGCCGCGTTCGGTGGCGATGGTGCTGTGGGGGTCGGACAATATCAAATCCGATGGCGGGCCGATTGCGCAAGCCTTGGCGCTGATCGGCGCGACCCCGCGCTTTGATGCCTATGGCCGCCTGTCGGGCGCGGACCTGATTCCGCTGGCCGAATTGGGCCGCCCGCGCATTGACGTTGTGATGACATTGTCGGGCATTTTCCGCGATCTGTTGCCGCTGCAAACCCGCCTTTTGGCCGAAGCCGCGCTGAAAGCGGCAATGGCAGAGGAACCCGCGTCGCAAAACTTTATCCGCGCGCATGCCATGGCCACGGCGCAGGAGCTTGGCATCCCCTTGGAAGAAGCCGCCTTGCGGGTCTTTTCCAACGCCGAAGGGGCCTATGGGTCGAACGTCAACGCGCTGGTCGACAGCTCGACCTTCGGCGACGAAGACGAATTGGCCGATGCCTACCAGACCCGCAAGGGCTTTGCGTATGGCGTGAACGGCAAACCCGTTGCACAACCGGACCTGCTGAAAGCGACGCTGGCAAATGTCGATTGCGCCTATCAGAACCTTGAGTCGGTCGAGTTGGGCGTCACCACGGTGGACCATTACTTCGACACGCTGGGCGGGATTGCCCGCGCCGTGAAACGCGCGCGCGGCGGGCAGGACACGCCGGTCTATATTGGCGACCAGACGCGCGGCGCGGGGCAAGTGCGCACATTGCGCGACCAGATCGCGCTGGAAACCCGTTCGCGCGCACTGAACCCCAAGTTTTATGAAGCGCTGCTGGAGCATAAGGCCGAAGGCGTGCGCCAGTTGGAAGCGCAGGTCACGAACACGCTGGGCTGGTCGGCCACGACCGGCACGGTGGAGCCATGGGTTTACCAGCGCCTGTCCGAAACCTTCGTTCTGGACGAGGCGATGCGCCGCCGTCTGGCCGATCTGAACCCGCAAGCCAGCGCCCGCATGGCGGGCCGATTGATCGAGGCATCGGAACGCAACTACTGGCAACCTGACGCCGCCACCTTGGCCGCGTTGCAAGATGCCGCAGACGAAATCGAAGACCGCGTGGAAGGGATAGCCGCCGAATGAGCCACCCCGCCGCCATATCGCCCATTCCGACCCGCGGGGGCCAGCCCCCGCACCCCCGGGATATTTTTGCAAGGATGAAGGGAAACACGCCATGAGCCCGAGAGACGAAATACCGCGCCTGAATGGGCAAGACGGCGAAGGCTCGGTGCAGGTGCATCTGGACCCCGCGCAGAAGATCGAAGGCGCCACGGTGTTTTCCATATACGGCAAGGGCGGGATCGGCAAATCGACCACCTCCTCTAATCTGTCGGCGGCCTTTGCCAGCATGGGCAAACGTGTGTTGCAGATCGGCTGCGACCCAAAGCATGACAGCACATTTACCCTAACGGGCAAGCTACAACCCACCGTGATCGACATTCTGAAAGAGGTGGATTTCCATCCGGAAGAACTGCGCCCCGAGGATTTCGTGACCGAAGGTTGGGGCGGCGTTATGTGCGTGGAAGCGGGCGGGCCGCCCGCGGGCACCGGTTGCGGCGGTTATGTCGTGGGCCAAACGGTGAAACTGTTGAAGCAGCACCATCTGCTGGATGACACCGATGTGGTCATTTTCGACGTGCTGGGCGACGTGGTCTGCGGCGGGTTTGCTGCACCCTTGCAACATGCCGACAAGGCCGTGATCGTGACCGCCAATGATTTCGACAGCATCTATGCGATGAACCGGATCATTGCCGCCGTGCAAGCCAAAAGAGCCAATTACAAGGTGCGGCTGGCGGGCTGCATTGCCAACCGTTCGAAAGCAACCGATGAGGTGGACCGCTTTTGTGACGTGACAGGGTTCGAACGCATCGGGCATATGCCGGATGTGGATGCGATCCGCCGTTCGCGCCTGAAGAAAAAGACCCTTTTCGAGATGGACGCGGATGAGGACATTCTGGCTTGCCGCGCGGAATATCTGCGGCTGGCCAATGCGCTTCTGACCGGCACCAAGGAAGAGCTGAACCCGCAATCCCTGCCCGACCGCGAAATCTTTGAGCTTTTGGGGTTCGATTGATGCGCGACACCGCCACTTCCAGCGCGAGCTATGACGCCACGCGCCTTCGCGTTGCCAGCTACTTCGATGGCACGGCCACGCGCGTGTGGGAGCGTCTGACATCGGACGCGCCGGTCAGCCGCGTGCGCCAGACCGTGCGCGAGGGCCGCGACGCGATGCGCGCGATGATGCTGGCGCAGTTGCCCGACGACCTGCGCGGTGCACGCGTGCTGGATGCGGGCTGCGGCACCGGGGCGGCAAGCGCGGAACTTGCCGCACGCGGGGCGGATGTGGTGGCGATTGATATCTCGCCCAAGCTGGTCGAGATTGCAGAAACTCGCTTGCCCAAGGGTTTGGCCGGCAATGTGACGTTCGCTTCCGGCGATATGCTGGCCGAAGGTCTGGGCCGGTTCGACCATGTGATCGCGATGGACAGCCTGATCTACTACGCGCAGCCCGATCTGGAAGCGGCGCTCGACGGTTTGTCGGCGCGCGCGGGTCAGGTCGTGTTTACCGTCGCCCCGCGCACGCCGCTGCTGATGGCGATGTGGAACGCGGGCAAGATATTCCCGCGCTCGGACCGCTCGCCCACCATGATCCCGCATGACTGGCGGCGCATGAACGTCACGGGTCTGGGCCGCGTGGGCCGCGTGTCGCGCGGATTCTACATTTCCGAATGCCTGAAGGTGCGGCCATGATTATCGGCAAAGGCACGATCAAGAACCTGAGCGCCAGTTGGCTGCCCTTCGCGGATGCGGCAAGCGCCGATCTGACACTGGCGCAGATCTGGCGGATGAGCCTGTTTCAGGTCAGCGTGGGCATGGCCACGGTGCTGCTGCTGGGCACGCTGAACCGGGTGATGATCGTGGAGTTGTCACTGGCCGCAAGCCTTGTCGCAATCATGATCGCGCTGCCGGTGCTGATCGCGCCGTTTCGGGCGTTTCTGGGGTTCCGGTCGGACAATCACCGCTCTGCCATTGGCTGGAAGCGCATACCGTATTTGTGGTTCGGGTCACTCTGGCAGTTCGGGGGCCTTGCGGTCATGCCGTTTGCGCTGATCGTGCTGAATGGCGACAATGTCTATGACGTGCCATTTGCAGGCGAGGTTCTGGCGGCACTGGCCTTTCTGATGACCGGCCTTGGACTGCATATGACCCAGACCGCCGGCGTGGCCTTGGCCGCAGACCGCGCGACGGATGAAACCCGCCCGCGTGTGGTGGCGCTGCTTTACGTCACCTACCTTGCAGGCATGGCGATTTCAGCGCTGATCGTGGGCTATTTGCTGCGCGATTTCAGCGAGTTGACCCTGATCCGCGTGGTGCAGGGCTGCGCCGTGGTCACGCTGGCGCTGAACATTGTCGCGCTGTGGAAGCAAGAGCATGTCCGCCCCATGACCCGCGCAGAGCGCGCGGCGCCGCAACCGTCCTTTCGCGATGCATGGAATGATTACATCAAGGGCGGCCAAGCGGGCCGGTTGCTGGCGGTCGTGTTCGTGGGCGGGCTGGCCTTCAACATGCAGGATGTGCTGCTGGAACCTTATGGCGGCGATGTGCTGGGCCTGTCGGTTGCCGCCACGACCACGCTGACCGCCGTTTGGGCCGTGGGCGCGTTGATCGGCTTTTTGTGGGCCGCGCGCGGGTTGGGGCAAGATGCAGACCCGTTCCGGCTGGCCGGACGGGGCCTGTTGTTCGGCATCTTGGCCTTTTCCGCCGTCATCTTCGCAGGCCCGCTGCAATTTGCGCCGCTGTTCTTTGCGGGGGCGTTCGGGATCGGGCTGGGGCTGGGGCTGTTTGCCGTGACCACGCTGACCGCCGCCATGGAAATGCCGCGCCGGGGCGGTGTCGGCGGCGGGCTGGCGCTGGGTGCCTGGGGGGCTGCGCAAGCCACGGCAGCGGGGTTGGCCACCATCATCGGCGGCGGGCTGCGCGACACGGTTCAGACCTTGGCCGATGCAGGCCATCTGGGCGCGGGCCTGATGACCCCCGATATCGGCTATTCCGTCGTCTACCACCTGGAGATCGGGCTGTTGTTCCTGACCCTCATCATCCTCGGGCCGCTGGTGCGGACCCGTATCGTTACCACCGAACCACGCAACCAACGGATCGGCCTTGCCGATTTTCCGACCTGACCTGAAACGGAGGACTACCCATGGAAACCCCATATGGCTGGATATTCTTTGGCAATTTCGATCTGGCGTTGATCTCGCTTTATGCCTTCTGGTTGTTTTTCGCAGGGCTGATCTACTACATCCAGCGCGAGAACCAGCGCGAAGGCTACCCGCTGGAAAATGACGATGGCAGCCCTGCGGGATCGAACCTGTCGGTGCCAGAGCCCAAGACCTTCTTGCTGCCGCATGGCCGCGGCGAATACCTTGCCCCGCCGGTCGAGCGCGAAACCCGCGATCTGGCGCTGGCCCCCACCGCGAAATCGGGCGGCTTTCCCTTTGCGCCCACGGGTGATCCGATGCTGGACGGTGTTGGCCCGGCATCTTGGGCGGCGCGCCGCGACGAGGCGGAACTGGACGGCCACGGCCACCCCAAGATCCAGCCCATGGCCAAGGTCGGCGAATTCGCCGTGTCTGCCGGGCGCGACCCGCGCGGTCTGCCGGTTGTCGGCAATGACCAGAAACCGGCGGGCAAGGTCACTGATATGTGGGTGGATGTGCCCGAACAGCTTGTGCGCTACCTTGAAGTGACGCTGGATGACGGCAGCAAGCGCCTTGTGCCCATGACCATGGTGCGGCTGAAAGCGACGATGGCCTATGTCAACTCGATCGACTCGGGCTCTTTCACCGATGCGCCGAAGATCAGCTCGGACGCGCAGGTCACCAAGCTGGAAGAAGAGAAGGTCTCGGCCTTCTACGCGGGTGGCTACATGTATCGCAATGACAAGCGTGTCTCGCCCATGAGCAAGCTGCGAATCCTGTCTGGCATGATGTCGAAGCCTGCCTGACCGACCGCGCGTAACGCCAAGAAAACAAGGAACCGGCCCATGTCACATGATGATTTCGCATTCGAACCCGTGAAGGGGTTGCCCGAGCGCCCCCCCGAACACGAACACATCCTGTGGCAGGGCCGGCCCGATACTTGGGCGCTGGCGGTCGAGGCTTACAAGATCAACTGGATCAGCGCCTATTTCGCGGTGATCGTGCTGTGGCGCGCCGGTGTCGGCGCGGCCGAAAGCGGGGGCGCGGGGGCCTTCGCCTTTGGCCTGCCCTATGCGATCCTTTGGGCCATGGCCTTTGCCGTGGTGCTGCTGCTGGCATGGGTGCAGGCGCGCGCAACCGTCTATACCATTACCACCGCGCGGGTTGCCATGCGGATCGGGGCGGCGCTGACGGTTACGCTGAACCTGCCCTTCCGCCAGATTGCCAATGCCGATCTGAAACTGCGCAAGAATGGCACGGGCACCATTGCGCTGGAAACACTTGGGGAAACACAGTTTTCCTACCTTGTTCTTTGGCCGCATCTGCGCCCCGGCCATGTGAAGGTCACCAAACCGGCTTTGCGCTGCATCCCGGACGCGGCGAAAGTGGCAGGCATTCTGGCCGAAGCCGCCGAAGCGCGCATCAGCCAGCCCGTTATCGAACGCAAGACCGCGCCGCAAGGCGATCTGGTTGCCGCCGAATAAGGAGGGCACGCACATGTCCAGCACCGATAACAGTGGTTTCAAGCCCGGCTTCAAGCGCGAAGACAAGAACGACATGATCCCCACCGGATTGGTGCGCGCCATGTTCGCGCTGCCGGTTCTGGCGCTGGTCCTTGTCACCTTCGCCGCCGTCACGGGCCGCGAGAAAGCCGCCATCCCGCCCCCGGCCCCCGTGCTGGAAGAGTGGTCCATCCGCATGATCGGGCATGACGCGCAAGCCGTCACCGTGCTGCGCGAAGATGGCAGCGTCTTGGCTGACATGGATCATGGCGGTTTCGTTACCGTCATCCAGAATGGGCTGATGACCATGCGCCGCCGCCACGGGATAGACCCCACATTGCCGGTTGACATTATCCGCTTCGAAAATGGCCGCTTGGCCGCAATCGACCCGCTGACCGATTACCGCGTGGAACTGACGGTCTTCGGCCCGGAAAACCACGCCGCTTTTGAAGCGATGCTGCAAGATTACTAAGCCGACCAGACGACCCATAAAAAACCAAGGGAACCAAACAATGTCACTCTTCTCTCGAAAGGTCGAACACGTCCCCTGCACCGTAGAGGTCAGCCACCGCTTTGAAGCGCTGCACGCACATGTGCGGTTCAATGACGGCTCTGTCATTCAGCCCGGCGACGAGGTGCTGGTCCAAGGCCCGCCCGTGCTGGCCGCTTGGGGCGAGGTCATTTCCGAAGACCGCACCGCCGTCATCACCCGCGCGACCGCGCTGGAACGGTTCTGGACCCGCATGACGGGGGATTTCGAATTCATGGAACTCTGCGAGTTCTCATTTTCCGAGGAGATCACGCTATGAACATGCATGCCACCACCCATGACGAACTTGCCGCCGAAATGGGCGACCGTTTCGACACCAACGCCATGGCGCAGGAATCCACCCTGCTGAACCCGCGTTTCTACACTACCGATTTCGACGAGTTGGACCGCATCGACGTAACGCCTGTGCGCGCCGAATGGGATATTCTGATCGCGCAGATGAAAGCGGACCCCAACAAGGGCCATTTCAAGAAAAACGCCGATTGGGACACGGTCGATTGGGACGGGATGGAGCCGGGCCTGAAGCGCGAGTTCATCGACTTTCTGGTGTCAAGCTGCACCGCCGAATTCTCGGGCTGCGTGCTGTATAAGGAAATGAAGCGGCGCGGCAACAACCCCGATATTTGCGAGCTGTTCAACTACATGGCCCGCGACGAGGCGCGCCATGCAGGCTTCATCAACGATGCTTTGCGCGAAGCGGGCGTTGCGGTGAATCTGGGCTTTCTGACCAAGGCCAAGAAATACACCTATTTCCGGCCCAAATTCATCTATTACGCGACCTATCTGTCGGAAAAGATCGGCTATGCGCGGTATATCACCATCTACCGCCACCTAGAGGCCCATCCCGAACAGCGCTTTCACCCGATTTTCAAATGGTTCAAGGAATGGTGCAACGATGAATTCAGCCATGGCGAGGCCTTCGCCCTGCTGATGCGCACCGACCCCAAGCTGACGACCAGCTTTGCCAACAGGCTGTGGATTCGTTTCTTCCTGACCGCCGTCTTCGCCACGATGTATGTGCGCGACCATGCGCGCCCAGAGTTCCACAAGGCATTGGGGGTCGATATCGACTGGTATGACCAGGAAGTGTTCCGCAAAACCGGAGAGATCGCCAAGCAGGTCTTCCCGATGGAGTTGGACATCGATCACCCGGCCTGGATGCCCACGCTGAAAAAGATTGAACGCGCGTTCCGCAAGATGGAAGCGGCGGAAAAGCAAGGCGGTGTGGGCGGCAAATTGGCGAAATGGTCGGCCATGGCCAGCGCCGGGCTTGGCTTTGCGCGGCTTTACCTGCTGCCGGTCAAGAAATCGACCCCGCCCGCCTCGGTGCGGCTGGAACCGGCCTATTGAAACCGTGGGGTGCGTGACGGTTGCGCACCCCACCCCTGACGGGAGCGCGCATGTTCGACACGCCTTGGATTGCTGCACTGGCTGCGCTGTTCCTGTGGTGGTTTGCCACGGGCATTCTGCTATGGCGCGTGCATGCGGCCGACCGGGGCGGGCCGGATAGCCATGTGTGGTCGGTCATCCTGTCGCTGCCCTTGTTCGCGGGCGGTGTGCTGGGGGTGAATGCCACGCTGGCCGATCCAAGCCCGCAAGGCGCGTGGTTCGCGTTCCTGTCGGCGCTGGCGATCTGGGGCTGGGTGGAACTGGCGTTCCTGTCGGGCATCATTACGGGGCCGAACACGCGGCTATGCCCGCCGGGGTTGGCGGCGCGTGCGCGCTTTATTGCCGCATTCCGAACGGTCGCGTGGCATGAAACGGTGCTGGTCGTGGCACTTGTGTCACTGGCCTATGCGGCTTGGGGTGCGGCCAACCCGTTCGCGCTCTGGACCTTCGCGCTTTTGTTCTTCGCGCGGGTTTCTGCCAAGCTGAACCTATTTTTGGGGGTGCCGTATATCAACACGGCGTTCTTGCCCTCGCCGCTCGCGCATCTGGCCAGCTACTTTCGGCATGGCCCGGTCAGCGGGTTCTTCCCGGCCTCTGTCACGCTTCTGGCGCTTGCAGTGGGCTGTTTTCTGGAACGGCTATGGCGCGCGCATCAGGCGGGCGACATGGGCGACATCATCGGCTTCACGCTGTTGTCGATGCTGGCCGCACTCGCGCTGCTGGAACATTGGTTCATGGTCTGGCGCGTGCAAGACGACAAACTCTGGCGCTGGATGCTTCCGGCCCCGGCAAATGACAAAACAAAAACCTGAAATAACGACCGAGGGGATACCCAGATGGACTTCGACGCCCATTTCAAAGCCAGCCTGAGCGATCTGAAAAGCGAAGGCAATTACCGCATTTTCGCAGAGGTAGAGCGCCAATGCGGCAGTTTTCCCAAGGTTCGGCATTTCAATGGCGATGACGTGAACGAGGTCACGGTCTGGTGTTCGAATGATTATCTGGGCATGGGCCACCACCCCGATGTGGTGGATGCCATGGTCCAGACCGTGCTGAATTGTGGCACCGGCGCCGGTGGCACGCGCAACATTTCGGGCAACAACAACTATCACCGCATTCTGGAAGAAGAACTGGCCGACCTGCACGGCAAGGAAGCGGCCACGCTGTTCACCTCCGGCTATGTGTCGAACTGGGCGGCGCTGTCCACGCTGGGCGCCAAGATCCCCAATGCCGTGATCCTGTCGGACGAAGGCAACCATGCCAGCATGATCGAAGGCATCCGCCACTCGCGCGCCGACAAGGTGATCTGGAAGCACAATGACTGGCGCGATCTGGACCGCAAGCTGAAAGCCGTGGGCGACCGCCCCAAGATCGTGGCGTTTGAAAGCGTCTATTCCATGGATGGCGATATCTGCCCCATGCGCGAGATCGTCGAAGTGGCCGAAGCCCATGGCGCGCTA
This genomic window from Roseibaca calidilacus contains:
- the puhE gene encoding putative photosynthetic complex assembly protein PuhE encodes the protein MFDTPWIAALAALFLWWFATGILLWRVHAADRGGPDSHVWSVILSLPLFAGGVLGVNATLADPSPQGAWFAFLSALAIWGWVELAFLSGIITGPNTRLCPPGLAARARFIAAFRTVAWHETVLVVALVSLAYAAWGAANPFALWTFALLFFARVSAKLNLFLGVPYINTAFLPSPLAHLASYFRHGPVSGFFPASVTLLALAVGCFLERLWRAHQAGDMGDIIGFTLLSMLAALALLEHWFMVWRVQDDKLWRWMLPAPANDKTKT
- the hemA gene encoding 5-aminolevulinate synthase; the protein is MDFDAHFKASLSDLKSEGNYRIFAEVERQCGSFPKVRHFNGDDVNEVTVWCSNDYLGMGHHPDVVDAMVQTVLNCGTGAGGTRNISGNNNYHRILEEELADLHGKEAATLFTSGYVSNWAALSTLGAKIPNAVILSDEGNHASMIEGIRHSRADKVIWKHNDWRDLDRKLKAVGDRPKIVAFESVYSMDGDICPMREIVEVAEAHGALTYLDEVHAVGMYGPRGGGISEERGLAHRIDLIEGTLGKAFGVVGGYITGTAAMCDFVRSFASGFIFTTALPPAVAAAATASIRHLKQSDIERMAQRDRVARLRAKLDARGIPHMASDSHIIPVMIGDPVKCKMLSDILMRDWGVYVQPINYPTVPKGTERLRITPGPLHSDADIDHLVEALASLWKQCAIAHAVA